A stretch of DNA from Caldilineales bacterium:
TTCGCCAGCGCCTTGCCGCTGCCCGGCCGGATGTCCTCCTCGTCGCCTACGGTGCGCCCGCCCAGGATCTGTGGATCGACGCGCACAAAGACGACTTGCACATCCACGTCAGCATCGGCGTCGGCGGCGCCTTCGACCATGTGGTGGGCATCCGCCGCCGCGCCCCGGCCTGGCTCATCCGCCTCAACCTGGAGTGGCTCTGGCGGCTGCTCACCCAGCCGTGGCGGTGGCGGCGGCAGCTCGATTTGCCGCGCTTCGTGTGGGCGGTCTGGCGAGCCAGAGAATGAGCCAAAAACGCGGAGCCAGCACGCCCACGTGCGGCCACTGTACGACCCGTTCGCATCTGGGGATGCTCACTCCGCAAAGACACCCCCCACCCGCGGAGTGAGCACGCCCACGTGCGACCACTGCACGACCCGTTCGCATCTGGGGCGCTCACTCCGCAAAAACTCACGCCGGTCCGCCTGCTGGACTGCCCGCCCTGCCGAAACCACCCGCGCTCTGGCAGGATGGCGGTTGCGCCACCATCCCGCCTATGCTATCCTCACACCGTGAACCCAAACTTCCACGACGCCCCCGCCAGCCTGCGTGAAACAGCGGCCTGGCACTGGTTGGCCTTCGATTCCGGCCTCGGCCTGCGCCGCGCCAAGTCCATCGCCGAAGAACAGCGCCCTGCCGATGCCGTTTCACTTTACGAACTGCTGCTCGAAAACGCCGAGGTGTGGGCAGCGGCGTTGCGACTGACAGACGACGAAAAGAAACGCCTGCAAAGCAACTACGACCGCCTGAGCGAAACCGGCCAACGCCTGATCGACTGGCAGACTCACGGCATCCACATCCTGCATCGGGGCGATCCCGCCTACCCTGCCACCCTCACCGCCCACCTGCGCCCCGAACAGCGCCCCCTCCTCCTCTGTCATCACGGCAACGCCGACCTCTTCGACCTCCCCACCATCCTGCCGCTGGCCGGCGACCCGCCCGACGCCGACGCCACCGCCTGGACGAGCGAAACCCTGCTGGCGCTCAGCGACGAAGGCGCCTTGCCCCTCCTCCTGGCCCGACCGGGCCTTGACGCCAGCCTTGCCCGCGCGCTCCTGCAAACCGAAGTGGCGTTCGCCCTCGTCCTGCCCCAGGGCCTGGCCGCCTACCAGCCACCCGCGGCTCTGGCTGCCGCCACTGAGTCCGGTCGTTGCCTGTTGCTCAGCCCCTTCCGGCCCGACCAGCCCGCCACCGAGCCGAATCCGCTGCTTCCACACGCTGCGGTCTTCGCCCAGGCGCTTGCCAACGCCCTCCTCATCGTCACCCCGCCCCATCCACAAGGCCTCTTGCCCGAACAACCCTGTTTCCTGCGCCCCGGCCTGCCCAAAACCCTCGGCTGCCAAACCTACTACGCCGACCCCGAAGACTTCTTCCTGCGCCTGATCGAAACCCCATCTGCGGCCGCCCTCGCCAACCAACCGGCCCTGACCCCGCCCGAACCCGCTCTGAGCGAAGCCCCCTCCCTCCCCCCGCCGCCCGACCCCGAAGCCCTCATCCGCCGCCTCTCCGAACTCGGCCATGTCCCCGAAGCCATGAAAACGCGCCTGCGCCAACCGCCCACCCCCACCTGACCCCCTCCTCCTTACTCCCTACTCCCTCCTCCTTACTCCCTCCTCCCTCCTCCCTACTCCCTCCTCCTTACTCCCTACTCCTTACTCCCTACTCCCTACTCCCTACTCCCTACTCCCTACTCCCCCCCTATGGACTGCCCCAAATGCGGCACCTGGAACCCCGACGATAAGATCGTCTGTTGGCGCTGCCAAACACCCTTACCCAAACCAGAAACACCCAAACAACGCAAACCCCGCCTGCTCATGGGCATGCCGATCTACATCTGGCTCGTCCTGCTGCTATTCTTGCTCCTGCCCCTCCTCTGGCAGTGCGGCGCGCCGCTGCTGAGGCAATGAATCTGGTTGGATTCCGCCGCGCCCTGCTCGCCTGGTTCGCGCAGAACGCCCGGCCCCTGCCCTGGCGCCAGGAACCTACCCCCTACCACACCTGGGTCAGCGAAGTCATGCTCCAGCAGACCCAGGCCACCACCGTCATCCCATATTATGTCGAATTCATCCGCCGCTTCCCCACCGTTCGGGCGCTGGCGGCGGCCCCGCTGGACGAGGTGCTGAAAGCCTGGGAGGGGATGGGCTACTACCGGCGGGCGCACAACCTGCATCGGGCGGCGCAGATCATCGTCGCCGACCATGATGGCCGGGTGCCGACCGACGCCAAATCGCTGACGGCGCTGCCCGGCGTCGGTCGCTACACCGCCGGGGCCATTCGCTCCATCGCCTTCGGCCAGCCCGCCCCGGTGCTCGATGGCAATGTCAAACGCGTCCTCGCTCGCCTGGATGACCTCGAAGCGAGCATCGACGAGGCCGGGGTCGAGCGGACGCTTTGGGACAGGGCGGCGGAGTTGGTCGATCCCGATCAGCCCGGCGCTTTCAACGAAGCCCTGATGGAGCTGGGGGCGACGATCTGCCTACCGCTGAA
This window harbors:
- the mutY gene encoding A/G-specific adenine glycosylase, translating into MNLVGFRRALLAWFAQNARPLPWRQEPTPYHTWVSEVMLQQTQATTVIPYYVEFIRRFPTVRALAAAPLDEVLKAWEGMGYYRRAHNLHRAAQIIVADHDGRVPTDAKSLTALPGVGRYTAGAIRSIAFGQPAPVLDGNVKRVLARLDDLEASIDEAGVERTLWDRAAELVDPDQPGAFNEALMELGATICLPLNPACLLCPVQSFCLARERGTQYERPVRNQRRAIPHVDVAAGVIWHRTEPGLILIAQRPLDGMLGGLWEFPGGKQQPGETLPNTLERELAEELGIQVIVGEHLVSLEHAYTHFRITLHTYHARHTGGEPKKIGVADWRWVGLAALDGFAFARTDQRIIAALRAGSERQA